One Vespula pensylvanica isolate Volc-1 chromosome 1, ASM1446617v1, whole genome shotgun sequence genomic region harbors:
- the LOC122637533 gene encoding phospholipase ABHD3: MVVLDLFENISSVPKLYYGALFGIGFSFYYLFEVVKTPLLVCAKGPFRSFLEDHVPLVKNKFWPTLWCFESRAQTVLASIVRARVLPAIHYRREIFTLSDGGEVALDWAEENCPTTSPIVIILPGLTGASNTEYIKCLVSAAKKSRIRCVIFNNRGLGGVKLKTPRTYCAANCDDLAEIIEHLKKLHPNVPLGATGISMGGLILGNYLAQNGEAAKDKLKGCFIISVPWNVFAATKNIEDNYINLMLNKHLASNLCRTVKKYYSSLETGLENVDMNDVLRSQTVREFDSNFTTKQFGFKDVEEYYQKATLHDKLHLMEVPVLCLNAADDPFQPLEAIPLNEFSKTENVAIVVTSRGGHIGFLEGFWPVKEEQYISKLFCQYYTALFTTGMDLLSH, translated from the exons ATGGTGGTTCTAgatcttttcgaaaatatatcatCGGTTCCGAAGCTTTATTATGGAGCTTTATTCGGAATTGGTTTCAGCTTTTATTACCTTTTCGAGGTCGTTAAA ACTCCATTATTGGTATGCGCGAAAGGAccatttcgttcctttttagAGGATCATGTGCCATtggtgaaaaataaattttggcCTACTCTATGGTGTTTCGAATCACGAGCGCAAACCGTATTAGCAAGTATAGTTAGAGCACGTGTATTACCAGCAATTCATTACCGCAG AGAAATTTTCACATTGTCCGATGGCGGCGAGGTTGCTTTAGATTGGGCCGAGGAAAACTGTCCGACTACATCGCCAATTGTTATCATTTTACCAGGTCTTACCGGTGCTAGTAATACGGAATATATCAAATGTCTGGTATCAGCAGCCAAGAAATCACGTATAAGATGCGTAATATTCAATAACAGAGGATTGGGTGGTGTTAAATTgaag ACACCACGGACTTATTGCGCCGCTAATTGCGACGATCTGGCAGAGATTATCgagcatttaaaaaaattacatccTAATGTTCCCCTCGGTGCAACTGGTATTTCAATGGGAGG aTTGATATTAGGTAATTATCTAGCACAAAACGGTGAAGCTgcgaaagataaattaaaggGATGTTTTATCATCTCAGTGCCTTGGAACGTATTTGCCGCAACAAAAAACATcgaagataattatataaatttgatgttGAATAAGCATTTAGCTAGTAATCTTTGTCGTAcggtaaaaaaatattactccTCTTTGGAGACTGGCTTAGAAAACGTGGATATGAACGACGTCTTACGT aGTCAAACCGTACGAgaattcgattcgaattttACGACCAAGCAATTTGGTTTCAAAGACGTCGAGGAGTATTATCAGAAAGCAACGTTACATGATAAATTGCATTTAATGGAGGTACCGGTGTTGTGCCTTAATGCGGCGGACGATCCATTCCAACCGTTAGaag ccATACCACTAAACGAATTTAGCAAAACTGAAAACGTCGCCATCGTGGTAACTTCGCGCGGTGGTCACATTGGATTCCTCGAAGGTTTTTGGCCAGTAAAAGAGGAACAATATATAAGCAAACTATTTTGCCAATATTACACTGCTCTATTTACCACTGGTATGGATTTACTTTCCCATTAA
- the LOC122637518 gene encoding lipoyltransferase 1, mitochondrial isoform X1 gives MSLISKCGSIVVGRAVLCCRLKTFDGTKLHLRWSSSSFNEKHRQNVNNNDIIRKSVFISQSNDVFTNLALEDWLYRNFDFTNHHVLLLWRNDPCVVIGRHQNPWLECDTRITEKHGIALVRRNSGGGTVYHDNGNLNLSFFTPKQRYNRRYNLDIITRALYREWGLKAVVNEREDIVVEGRYKVSFDVSGTAAKLGRPNAYHHCTLLVASNKTLLSMILERKETGIKTNATTSTRSPIKNLTEVNSEVQVDKLINTLGWEYLRTKPLVLEDGGYDHIQEQKGFQLINPTEDWFPGIDKLKEEFRSWEWIYGRTPEFSVTKTFDMPASNGNLYRVNLTLEIQKGIVEEIRMSLPANLASPDLNQNANVFTNLRGVKYDSEVMDNIIALISCKNFSESMSQNTKKTNMVATQ, from the exons atgtctctgATCAGTAAGTGCGGTAGTATCGTCGTCGGCAGAGCTGTACTCTGTTGTCGTTTAAAGACATTCGACGGAACGAAATTGCATCTAAGATGGTCCTCGTCGAGTTTCAATGAGAAACACAGGCAGAACGttaacaataatgatatcaTAAGAAAGTCAGTATTTATATCGCAATCGAATGATGTGTTCACCAATCTAGCATTGGAGGATTGGTTATATCGTAATTTTGACTTTACGAATCATCATGTATTGCTCTTGTGGCGTAACGATCCATGCGTCGTAATCGGCCGTCATCAAAATCCTTGGCTCGAGTGCGATACACGTATTACGGAGAAACATGGTATAGCGTTGGTACGGCGTAACAGCGGTGGCGGTACCGTTTATCATGACAACGGCAATTTAAATCTATCATTTTTCACACCGAAACAAAGATACAACAGGAGATACAATTTGGATATTATTACTAGAGCATTGTATCGTGAATGGGGATTGAAAGCTGTTGTCAACGAACGAGAGGATATAGTCGTCGAGGGACGATATAAAGTATCCTTTGAT GTATCTGGTACAGCAGCCAAATTAGGACGACCCAATGCTTATCATCATTGTACGCTCCTAGTTGCATCTAATAAAACATTGTTGAGTATGATCCTTGAAAGGAAAGag ACTGGAATTAAAACAAACGCTACAACGTCAACCCGTTCTCCCATAAAGAATCTAACGGAAGTTAATTCGGAGGTACAAGTAGATAAACTGATAAATACCTTAGGTTGGGAATATTTACGTACAAAGCCACTTGTCCTCGAAGATGGTGGTTACGATCATATACAAGAACAAAAAGGATTTCAATTGATTAATCCGACCGAGGATTGGTTCCCAG GTATAGACAAATTGAAGGAAGAATTTCGTTCGTGGGAATGGATATATGGAAGAACACCAGAATTTTCGGTAACGAAGACCTTCGATATGCCAGCGTCAAATGGAAATCTTTATAGAGTTAATTTGACTCTAGAGATACAAAAGGGTATAGTAGAAGAAATTAGAATGAGTTTGCCAGCCAATTTGGCATCACCCGATTTAAATCAAAACGCAAACGTATTCACGAATCTACGGGGCGTTAAATACGATAGCGAAGTTATGGACAACATAATCGCATTGATCAGTTGCAAGAATTTCTCTGAGAGTATGTCtcagaatacaaaaaaaacgAACATGGTCGCGACGCAGTGA
- the LOC122637510 gene encoding LOW QUALITY PROTEIN: slit homolog 1 protein-like (The sequence of the model RefSeq protein was modified relative to this genomic sequence to represent the inferred CDS: inserted 1 base in 1 codon), with the protein MNVRIIASSRFLAILVSIAILKPFVLANYSCSVLCDCDIWYTLKRANCTGRRLYSIHTGASNLVQALDLSDNTISSLENYELSEAGLTNLKYLNLSKNSISHITLEAFSGITELRVLDLSRNYLYYLLPDIFLETKNLRILKLSRNNFNIQVPKLQCPWLTELDVHSCQISHIPVDTFAGLTHLRSLDLTNNLMIQLDNVVLKPLQFLRKVSLEGNPWSCNGMMYDLENNLRLRKIEYDLICNKTIKGPKKFEKIMLKPLIYSKVRTHSSTSSKEYTKFQEVIKCEDNFNNSSTSSTNDLQNIFKNYSKISPYWFLIMGFLLGCASSMAFYYVCLLKKFIYCCREHDYRDRTTNDDPQRLFLLHSQWHVATEPTLDSSQTISCPGTPPPPYRDVILRPGLYXSRNSNLNNNTAGYGA; encoded by the exons ATGAACGTCCGAATAATCGCGAGTTCGCGTTTTCTCGCGATCCTCGTCTCGATCGCGATCCTTAAACCTTTCGTTCTTGCCAATTATTCTTGCTCTGTTCTATGTGATTGTGATATTTGGTACACATTGAAACGTGCCAATTGCACCGGACGACGTCTTTATAGTATTCATACCGGTGCATCGAATCTTGTACAGGCTTTGGATTTATCGGACAATACGATATCCTCGTTGGAAAATTATGAACTTTCT gAAGCAGGCCTGACCAAtctgaaatatttgaatttgtcgaaaaattcgataagTCATATTACCCTGGAAGCATTCTCTGGTATCACCGAATTGAGGGTATTAGATTTATCaagaaattatctttattatctaCTTCCCGACATCTTTCTCGAGACGAAGAACTTGCgtatattgaaattatcaaggaacaattttaatatacaggTGCCAAAGCTCCAATGTCCATGGCTGACG GAACTCGATGTGCACTCGTGTCAAATCAGTCACATACCTGTAGACACGTTCGCCGGACTGACTCATCTTCGAAGCCTCGATCTCACAAACAACTTGATGATTCAGCTAGATAACGTTGTCCTCAAGCCCTTGCAATTCTTAAGGAAAGTATCATTGGAAGG AAATCCTTGGTCTTGCAACGGAATGATGTACGATCTCGAGAATAATCTTCGTTTAAGAAAGATCGAATACGATTTGATttgtaataaaacgataaaaggaCCGAAGAAATTTGAGAAGATAATGTTGAAGCCTTTGATATATTCGAAAGTTCGTACGCATTCTTCGACTTCCTCCAAGGAATACACAAAGTTTCAGGAAGTGATAAAATGTGAggataatttcaataattcttcTACATCGTCGACTAACGATttgcaaaatatattcaaaaattacTCGAAGATATCGCCCTATTGGTTTTTAATTATGGGATTTTTACTTGGTTGTGCTAGCAGTATGGCCTTTTATTACGTCTgccttttaaaaaaattcatatactGCTGCCGTGAACACGATTATCGTGATCGTACGACGAACGACGATCCACAGAGACTTTTCCTACTTCATAGTCAATGGCACGTCGCAACAGAGCCTACGCTCGATTCAAGTCAAACAATATCCTGTCCAGGTACTCCTCCGCCACCATATCGTGACGTTATTCTACGACCGGGACTTT AGAGCCGCAACTccaatttaaataacaatactGCCGGATACGGTGCGTGA
- the LOC122637518 gene encoding lipoyltransferase 1, mitochondrial isoform X2, producing MSLISKCGSIVVGRAVLCCRLKTFDGTKLHLRWSSSSFNEKHRQNVNNNDIIRKSVFISQSNDVFTNLALEDWLYRNFDFTNHHVLLLWRNDPCVVIGRHQNPWLECDTRITEKHGIALVRRNSGGGTVYHDNGNLNLSFFTPKQRYNRRYNLDIITRALYREWGLKAVVNEREDIVVEGRYKVSGTAAKLGRPNAYHHCTLLVASNKTLLSMILERKETGIKTNATTSTRSPIKNLTEVNSEVQVDKLINTLGWEYLRTKPLVLEDGGYDHIQEQKGFQLINPTEDWFPGIDKLKEEFRSWEWIYGRTPEFSVTKTFDMPASNGNLYRVNLTLEIQKGIVEEIRMSLPANLASPDLNQNANVFTNLRGVKYDSEVMDNIIALISCKNFSESMSQNTKKTNMVATQ from the exons atgtctctgATCAGTAAGTGCGGTAGTATCGTCGTCGGCAGAGCTGTACTCTGTTGTCGTTTAAAGACATTCGACGGAACGAAATTGCATCTAAGATGGTCCTCGTCGAGTTTCAATGAGAAACACAGGCAGAACGttaacaataatgatatcaTAAGAAAGTCAGTATTTATATCGCAATCGAATGATGTGTTCACCAATCTAGCATTGGAGGATTGGTTATATCGTAATTTTGACTTTACGAATCATCATGTATTGCTCTTGTGGCGTAACGATCCATGCGTCGTAATCGGCCGTCATCAAAATCCTTGGCTCGAGTGCGATACACGTATTACGGAGAAACATGGTATAGCGTTGGTACGGCGTAACAGCGGTGGCGGTACCGTTTATCATGACAACGGCAATTTAAATCTATCATTTTTCACACCGAAACAAAGATACAACAGGAGATACAATTTGGATATTATTACTAGAGCATTGTATCGTGAATGGGGATTGAAAGCTGTTGTCAACGAACGAGAGGATATAGTCGTCGAGGGACGATATAAA GTATCTGGTACAGCAGCCAAATTAGGACGACCCAATGCTTATCATCATTGTACGCTCCTAGTTGCATCTAATAAAACATTGTTGAGTATGATCCTTGAAAGGAAAGag ACTGGAATTAAAACAAACGCTACAACGTCAACCCGTTCTCCCATAAAGAATCTAACGGAAGTTAATTCGGAGGTACAAGTAGATAAACTGATAAATACCTTAGGTTGGGAATATTTACGTACAAAGCCACTTGTCCTCGAAGATGGTGGTTACGATCATATACAAGAACAAAAAGGATTTCAATTGATTAATCCGACCGAGGATTGGTTCCCAG GTATAGACAAATTGAAGGAAGAATTTCGTTCGTGGGAATGGATATATGGAAGAACACCAGAATTTTCGGTAACGAAGACCTTCGATATGCCAGCGTCAAATGGAAATCTTTATAGAGTTAATTTGACTCTAGAGATACAAAAGGGTATAGTAGAAGAAATTAGAATGAGTTTGCCAGCCAATTTGGCATCACCCGATTTAAATCAAAACGCAAACGTATTCACGAATCTACGGGGCGTTAAATACGATAGCGAAGTTATGGACAACATAATCGCATTGATCAGTTGCAAGAATTTCTCTGAGAGTATGTCtcagaatacaaaaaaaacgAACATGGTCGCGACGCAGTGA
- the LOC122637444 gene encoding prolyl endopeptidase-like isoform X2 codes for MTKLQYPVVRRDETIVENYHGVEISDPYRWLEDPNSQETESFIETQNALTKPYLASCKWRQDIHDRLKQLWDFPKYMCPAKHGNKYYFYKNTGLQNQSVLYVQDTLDSEPQVFLDPNTLSEDGTVAISFSKFSEDGSIFAYGLSSSGSDWNTIHFINANTGEKYPEVLERVKFSPLTWTHDNVGIFYGHYRDQKGKVDGLETQDDQNQKLCYHRVGTPQSEDVVVIEFPEEPLWRIGAQVSDCGKWLIVTPLKDCRDNLVYFTELKPDSKIDGLLPLTQVVDKLEADYEYVTNVGTKAIFRTNKNASNFKLIAIDLLDYKEDKWTELLPEHPDNVLDWATAVDGDKFVACYIQDVKNILQLHSLTTGKVLRTFPLDVGTIVGFSGDKKYSEIFYQFTSFLTPGIIYITDLKNDDEPKVYREIKVKNFNPCLYKTSQVFYTSKDGTQIPMFIVMKSDAVLDNSMPALLYGYGGFNVSIQPVFSVTRLVFVQHLNGVLAIPNIRGGGEYGEKWHNGGRLFNKQNVFDDFQCAAEYLIDNGYTTSSKLTIQGGSNGGLLVAACINQRPSLFGAAIAQVGVMDMLRFHKFTIGSAWVSDYGSSEEPKHFQNLIKYSPLHNVKIPKDGSQYPATLLLTADHDDRVVPLHSLKLIATLQYTLGNVPNQTNPLLARIDTKAGHGGGKPTTKVIEENTDILSFIVQALNLEFKL; via the exons ATGACAAAATTGCAATATCCAGTTGTTCGTCGCGACGAAACTATCGTTGAAAATTATCACGGTGTTGAG ATATCCGATCCATACAGATGGTTAGAAGATCCAAATTCACAAGAAACAGaatcttttatcgaaacgCAAAATGCATTAACCAAACCGTATTTAGCTTCGTGCAAATGGCGTCAGGATATTCACGATAGATTAAAACAATTATGGGATTTTCCTAAATATATGTGTCCTGCCAAAcatggaaataaatattacttttacaaGAATACCGGCTTGCAAAATCAAAg CGTATTATACGTACAAGATACCTTGGATAGCGAACCTCAAGTATTTCTCGATCCAAATACTCTTTCCGAGGATGGCACTGTTGCAATATCATTTAGCAAATTTAGCGAAGATGGTAGCATCTTTGCATATGGATTATCCAGTAGCGGTTCAGATTGGAACACGATACATTTTATCAATGCAAATACTG GCGAAAAATATCCTGAGGTATTGGAAAGAGTAAAATTTTCACCTTTGACTTGGACTCATGATAATGTGGGTATCTTTTATGGACACTATCGCgatcaaaaaggaaaagttgaTGGATTAGAGACACAAGACGATCAGAATCAAAAACTGTGCTATCATCGTGTAGGTACACCACAGTCGGAGGATGTGGTTGTTATAGAATTTCCAGAAGAACCATTGTGGAGGat AGGAGCACAAGTTTCTGATTGTGGAAAGTGGTTAATTGTTACACCATTGAAAGATTGTCGCGATAATCTAGTGTACTTCACAGAATTAAAACCTGACTCTAAAATAGATGGTTTATTGCCACTGACGCAAGTCGTTGATAAACTCGAAGCCGATTATGAA taCGTCACGAATGTTGGTACCAAAGCTATATTTCGTACGAACAAGAATGCCTCAAACTTTAAATTAATAGCAATAGATTTGCTAGattataaagaagataaatggACTGAATTGTTACCTGAACATCCTGATAACGTTTTGGACTGGGCTACTGCAGTCGATGGGGATAAGTTTGTTGCCTGTTACATACAAGATGTTAAA aatattttgcAATTGCATAGTTTAACAACTGGTAAAGTACTGAGAACGTTCCCACTAGACGTTGGTACGATCGTTGGTTTTTCTGGAGATAAAAAGTAttccgaaatattttatcaattcaCATCCTTTTTAACGCCTGGAATCATATACATAACTGATCTTAAAAATGACGATGAACCAAAA gtataTCGTGAaatcaaagtaaaaaattttaatccgtGTTTGTACAAAACGTCACAGGTATTTTATACTAGTAAAGATGGTACTCAAATTCCTATGTTTATCGTTATGAAAAGT GATGCAGTTTTGGATAATTCTATGCCAGCTTTACTTTATGGATATGGTGGTTTCAATGTTAGTATCCAACCGGTATTTAGCGTAACAAGGCTTGTCTTTGTCCAACATTTAAATGGTGTTCTTGCTATTCCAAATATTCGCGGTGGAGG AGAATATGGAGAAAAATGGCACAATGGTGGTCGACTATTTAATAAGCAAAACGTATTCGATGATTTTCAATGTGCAGCAGAATATCTTATAGACAATGGCTATACTACATCTAGTAAATTAACTATTCAAGGAGGAAGTAATGGTGGATTGTTGGTAGCTGCTTGTATAAATCAGCGACCGAGTTTATTTGGTGCTGCTATCGCGCAAGTCGG tgtGATGGATATGTTACGCTTTCATAAGTTTACGATCGGTTCTGCTTGGGTCTCCGATTACGGAAGTTCAGAAGAACCGAagcattttcaaaatttaattaaatattcaccGTTACACAATGTTAAGATACCAAAAGATGGTTCTCAATATCCAGCTACATTGCTTTTAACAGCCGATCACGATGATCGTGTTGTCCCGTTACATAGTCTTAAGCTCATAGCCACTTTACAATATACGCTTGGAAATGTACCAAATCAAACAAATCCACTACTCGCAAGAATAGATACTAAGGCTGGCCATGGCGGTGGAAAACCAACCACTAAAGtt ATCGAGGAGAACACAGACATTTTATCGTTCATCGTCCAAGCTTTGAATTTAGAATTCAAGCTATAA
- the LOC122637444 gene encoding prolyl endopeptidase-like isoform X1 — MYRMTTAVPVLSPFLLVNVFQRQLFRSAIGIDRNVLRNTLSSANLRLIRISSFSKTTQAFYDRGPRNKIKSTTMTKLQYPVVRRDETIVENYHGVEISDPYRWLEDPNSQETESFIETQNALTKPYLASCKWRQDIHDRLKQLWDFPKYMCPAKHGNKYYFYKNTGLQNQSVLYVQDTLDSEPQVFLDPNTLSEDGTVAISFSKFSEDGSIFAYGLSSSGSDWNTIHFINANTGEKYPEVLERVKFSPLTWTHDNVGIFYGHYRDQKGKVDGLETQDDQNQKLCYHRVGTPQSEDVVVIEFPEEPLWRIGAQVSDCGKWLIVTPLKDCRDNLVYFTELKPDSKIDGLLPLTQVVDKLEADYEYVTNVGTKAIFRTNKNASNFKLIAIDLLDYKEDKWTELLPEHPDNVLDWATAVDGDKFVACYIQDVKNILQLHSLTTGKVLRTFPLDVGTIVGFSGDKKYSEIFYQFTSFLTPGIIYITDLKNDDEPKVYREIKVKNFNPCLYKTSQVFYTSKDGTQIPMFIVMKSDAVLDNSMPALLYGYGGFNVSIQPVFSVTRLVFVQHLNGVLAIPNIRGGGEYGEKWHNGGRLFNKQNVFDDFQCAAEYLIDNGYTTSSKLTIQGGSNGGLLVAACINQRPSLFGAAIAQVGVMDMLRFHKFTIGSAWVSDYGSSEEPKHFQNLIKYSPLHNVKIPKDGSQYPATLLLTADHDDRVVPLHSLKLIATLQYTLGNVPNQTNPLLARIDTKAGHGGGKPTTKVIEENTDILSFIVQALNLEFKL; from the exons ATGTATAGAATGACGACTGCTGTTCCTGTTCTATCACCCTTCTTACTGGTAAACGTATTTCAGAGGCAGCTTTTTAGGAGTGCCATAGGGATCGACAGGAACGTTTTAAGAAATACGTTAAGCTCTGCTAACTTACGTCTAATCCGTATTTCATCGTTTTCGAAGACGACACAA GCTTTTTACGATCGAGGACCAAGGAACAAGATAAAATCAACAACAATGACAAAATTGCAATATCCAGTTGTTCGTCGCGACGAAACTATCGTTGAAAATTATCACGGTGTTGAG ATATCCGATCCATACAGATGGTTAGAAGATCCAAATTCACAAGAAACAGaatcttttatcgaaacgCAAAATGCATTAACCAAACCGTATTTAGCTTCGTGCAAATGGCGTCAGGATATTCACGATAGATTAAAACAATTATGGGATTTTCCTAAATATATGTGTCCTGCCAAAcatggaaataaatattacttttacaaGAATACCGGCTTGCAAAATCAAAg CGTATTATACGTACAAGATACCTTGGATAGCGAACCTCAAGTATTTCTCGATCCAAATACTCTTTCCGAGGATGGCACTGTTGCAATATCATTTAGCAAATTTAGCGAAGATGGTAGCATCTTTGCATATGGATTATCCAGTAGCGGTTCAGATTGGAACACGATACATTTTATCAATGCAAATACTG GCGAAAAATATCCTGAGGTATTGGAAAGAGTAAAATTTTCACCTTTGACTTGGACTCATGATAATGTGGGTATCTTTTATGGACACTATCGCgatcaaaaaggaaaagttgaTGGATTAGAGACACAAGACGATCAGAATCAAAAACTGTGCTATCATCGTGTAGGTACACCACAGTCGGAGGATGTGGTTGTTATAGAATTTCCAGAAGAACCATTGTGGAGGat AGGAGCACAAGTTTCTGATTGTGGAAAGTGGTTAATTGTTACACCATTGAAAGATTGTCGCGATAATCTAGTGTACTTCACAGAATTAAAACCTGACTCTAAAATAGATGGTTTATTGCCACTGACGCAAGTCGTTGATAAACTCGAAGCCGATTATGAA taCGTCACGAATGTTGGTACCAAAGCTATATTTCGTACGAACAAGAATGCCTCAAACTTTAAATTAATAGCAATAGATTTGCTAGattataaagaagataaatggACTGAATTGTTACCTGAACATCCTGATAACGTTTTGGACTGGGCTACTGCAGTCGATGGGGATAAGTTTGTTGCCTGTTACATACAAGATGTTAAA aatattttgcAATTGCATAGTTTAACAACTGGTAAAGTACTGAGAACGTTCCCACTAGACGTTGGTACGATCGTTGGTTTTTCTGGAGATAAAAAGTAttccgaaatattttatcaattcaCATCCTTTTTAACGCCTGGAATCATATACATAACTGATCTTAAAAATGACGATGAACCAAAA gtataTCGTGAaatcaaagtaaaaaattttaatccgtGTTTGTACAAAACGTCACAGGTATTTTATACTAGTAAAGATGGTACTCAAATTCCTATGTTTATCGTTATGAAAAGT GATGCAGTTTTGGATAATTCTATGCCAGCTTTACTTTATGGATATGGTGGTTTCAATGTTAGTATCCAACCGGTATTTAGCGTAACAAGGCTTGTCTTTGTCCAACATTTAAATGGTGTTCTTGCTATTCCAAATATTCGCGGTGGAGG AGAATATGGAGAAAAATGGCACAATGGTGGTCGACTATTTAATAAGCAAAACGTATTCGATGATTTTCAATGTGCAGCAGAATATCTTATAGACAATGGCTATACTACATCTAGTAAATTAACTATTCAAGGAGGAAGTAATGGTGGATTGTTGGTAGCTGCTTGTATAAATCAGCGACCGAGTTTATTTGGTGCTGCTATCGCGCAAGTCGG tgtGATGGATATGTTACGCTTTCATAAGTTTACGATCGGTTCTGCTTGGGTCTCCGATTACGGAAGTTCAGAAGAACCGAagcattttcaaaatttaattaaatattcaccGTTACACAATGTTAAGATACCAAAAGATGGTTCTCAATATCCAGCTACATTGCTTTTAACAGCCGATCACGATGATCGTGTTGTCCCGTTACATAGTCTTAAGCTCATAGCCACTTTACAATATACGCTTGGAAATGTACCAAATCAAACAAATCCACTACTCGCAAGAATAGATACTAAGGCTGGCCATGGCGGTGGAAAACCAACCACTAAAGtt ATCGAGGAGAACACAGACATTTTATCGTTCATCGTCCAAGCTTTGAATTTAGAATTCAAGCTATAA